A region of the Anolis sagrei isolate rAnoSag1 chromosome 4, rAnoSag1.mat, whole genome shotgun sequence genome:
atagctagttctagctcagcctcagacattgttgaatatagccttatttttcctaccaattacccaggtcactccctctaataggccctggaaataaACAGCCATAGACTGTACCTGTTactgttgttgcctgctatagaacTGCACCTATTTTTCCAGGTCCTCTAGAAATTTTGAGCTTGCCCCAGtctcggcccggccttttaaattgccttgaacaggcaggattactttttaatatatatgtactattgtgcttatattgttttgttaattttatgtctaTGTTGTCTACTCTGTaagtattgatgatgttacttagAAACCGCTCtgggtcccctcggggagatagagcggtatataaataaagttttgttattgttgtagcTCTTCCTGTCTCTTTCCTTTTTAGGTCCCAAAATTTTATTAAAGTGTCGTTTATAAGAATAAGCATCATCAGAAATGTAGTTTGCCTTCCTttggtttttaataattttgttgttcatttgttcagtcatttccgactcttcatgacctcatggaccagcccacgccagaactccctgtcggctgtcacctcccccagctccttcagagtcaagccagtcacttcaaggatgccatccatccatcatgcttttggtcggcccctcttccttttccttccattttccccagcaccattgtcttcttcaagctttcctgtcttctcatgatgtggccaaagtacttcatcttggcctctactgcccttcccttcaatgagcagtggggctttattccctgaagtatggactggttggatcttctcgcaattcaaggcactctcagacctttcctccagcaccacagtttaaaagcatctatcttcttttgctcagccttccctatggtccagctctcacatccatagggtactacgggaaataccattgctttaactatgcggatctttgttgccagtgtgatgtctctactcttcactattttatcgagattggacattgctctcctcccaagaagtaagtgtctcctgatttcctggatgcagtctgtgtctgcagtaatctttgcacctagaaatacaaagtctgtcactgcctccacgttttctccctctatttcccagttgtcaaccattcttgttgccataatgttGGCAACAatttacaattacatttttaataattttgcttGCCTTCATTATTTCACTGATTGCTATTTCAGTGAAGTGGGAAAATGAATGGTAAGTTGGTGCAATAAATTAATAAGATGCTTCAAAGCTATGGCCAAAAGGCTGCTGAGTCtataaagggaagggaagggaagagcaaTGGACAAGAGCTTGTAATCCACAACCTCtcaatttatataatttattcaCAGCTAATGTTGTGCCAGAAAGCCTTTGAAAGAACATATATCATGTATCTTCTGCAGGAACAAGGAACACTGTTCTGTTTCTCAATTTCCTGATAAAGAGAAAGTGAACAAGAGGGAGAGATACCATTCCTTCACAATTCCTGTCAAAGCAAAGTAGGTTTTTGCGGCGCAATTATTTGATCGTAGTTGTTTGATGGAAACAGTGGAATCAGACAGTCCAAAACTGTTCTGGGAGCAGCCTTCAATCACAAATGGCCACTATTCAACCTGTGATATTGGAAAATATCCCATTGGATCAGTCACAGGTGGATGCAGGTGTAATGTTCAGTGTCATGGGTTCTGCCTAAAatgaccacaacaacaacaacagcagctgcaataacaacaatagcacataggcttgggcggttttgttcgttaatttcgtaattcgttattaatttgtatttaaattagcttatgatccaatattgagccatgcaggactactgtgaggagtaatttaaaatcgaaacaatttttccaatttattttgtattgtttcgtaattgtttcgtaattggttcaaaattgtttcgaaattgtttcgtaattgtttcgtaattatttccgtatgtctggtgcaagttttatagttgttgtttgttttatcaatgataaaaaataaattatcacaccaacagtcaacaacagagggagagggaagcttcagaagttccccctgtcccatttggagggttttttagcatattgcgcaatcgcgtccgccattaacgaatcgattcgtaattttacgaaatttcgtatatttcaaccttttttaaaggaaaatttcggaattctttaaaaaaacgaaacgcaagggcccccctaaaaacgaaacgagtttagaaccaaattttccattgttacccaagcctaatagcaCAGTTTATGAAACAGTTTCTGGGCCAAGGTGATAGAGATCAAAGGGGCATACCTGTGTGAAGGTGAGCTAATCTGCAGGTTTTGTGGAACCAACGTCCTTGGGAGCTCAACGAGTAAATGAAATCATTTTGATACAGGGGTACAAGAGTTCTCTCGTTGATCAGGAAGGCGAGATCAGCGATAGTTTTAACATGGAAATTGTCCCTTTGAGGAAATTTAGAAGAGCAGGTAAATTCCAAGGAAGATGaagtttcatttttattttagtaGCTGccgctttaaaatatatttaaaataaattttgatatatttttgttttgtaacAAACTAAAAAAAGTAACAGAATAAAATGAAAGGCACAATGTGGTGTTTCCACTCCATGTTTCAATGTGCCAGTCCTCCTGGTGAAAGAAGAGTTGCtgcattccacagcattgagccatggcagttaaggtggggCTAAGTTGCATTAATCTACAGCACAGATGCACTCTTTGTTATAACATGTTTCCCAATTATATGGTCCTCACATACTCAATGAGCGTGTCTTCAGCTGGAAAACAGGCTTGAGCATAGATCAAGCTGCTGGTCCCAATTAGAGTTGATTGACTGAGCATTCAGCCTTGCATTCTTTTAGCAGTATATAACATCTCTTAATACAAGTAGTTGCCACCAACACAACTGAACAGAACTGAGCCTTAGACTGGAAAGATTATACACTATTGTGCTTACAGCTGTTCTTTCTTAAAGTGGTGCTTTCCCTTTATTTACATTAcggctctgcccccccccccccaatttctaaaCACTTAGAATCCATCGAGGATCCGATTTATGATGGAGTTCTTCCCACATTGCAAGGGAACTTTCTATCAGCTTTCTGTCATGTTTCGTTAGGGAAACATCTGAAACAATCCCAAAAAAAGGGAGTTCCTGAGCAAGGATTCAGGAACCGGGTTATAACTAGAGGAAACGCCCAAAAACATGTGGGATAGAGCTTTCAATTTCTTGAACCGCTTCAGTGATTTTGAGTAAGGGGTGTTTCTATGGagagtctgctaccaagcattaacatttctctcccaaaatcctgcttcatgagcctggcatggtaaTTTTCTAAAGTCTGGTTTCCCCTTGGAATATgtcttggattgtgtgatttcgGCGTTGGAATATGTCTTGGATtgagtgattttaattgttgtttaatgtctgttgttttgttttggattttaatgctttgtttatGTATTGATATCTATggggtattgaattgttgcctttgtaaggctgccctgagtccccttcaaggtgagaagggtggggtataagtgcagtaaataaataaataactaaacaaTTAAGTGATGTCTGGTGTAAGATGAGCTGCTTTGGTCAACTGTAGAGTTGCTGGATCAGAGGGGATTTTTCCCTCTAGTGGTGACATATTTAAGATCATCTGCTTGGGTCTATTCTAGGGTAGCAAAATTGGAGGAAAAAGTCAAGTATCCcataagctcccccccccccccaaaaaaaaggttttgtctttttaaaatggaGTGGGTGGGGACTATGCTGTCTTGTGGAATAAATCTGAAAGTCAATAATTTTGGTAAAACCGGCAAGAAAAGACATCATGTGAAGAGGAATGAGAAAGGAGGGATGTCCTTATAATGCTATAGGACATAACACCATGGTAATATAATGTTCTCTGCCCCCATGGGAAAGAGTTCATAGTATAGTTCCCAGGGCCCTCAAACTATATTCCCCATTTAATTCAACCAATTTCTCTCTGTCATACAGCAGAGCACATTTAATAATCTCCCCAAAATAAAGAACCCTGAATTATCATCTGAACACATCTCTCTTCTTCTTTGCACCAAATCAGTGAAGGTTTCCTTCACTTTGGTTtgattaaaattaattattaGGATGGGAGGTAGAAATTCatttaaattctatttttattctgaaattaaaattaaaattccaaAATTAAATGGTCCCATACTACACAGCATACCAACACAAGTAATGTGGATTGGGAATATAAGTTTAGTCAAATATTTCTTATGTGGGGATGAATTCCAATTGTTTCATGAACAATTTGTTAGTGCCTCAAATATTTGAATTCTAGTGAGTTTTGAAAATGTAAATCACAAAATGTGGAAAAATCTGAACTTAAAAACATTTGGATCGATATTTGGAAATGTTGGGTGCATTTTTTCCAAATATATTTTCTTATACCCAGCTCGGTTGTTGAGTTATACTCACACAGAACCTAAAAAAACTATGTCACAGCGACTGAACATAATGTTATGATGGCAAAAGGTAATGCTCTTTAATATAGTAAACATTCGGGCATGGGTACACAACAGGAGAGAGTGAACTCCAGTGTGAAAGCCCATTTAAAGATAGATCCTGCATTTCACAATGGGAGAATACTACACCTTTAAAGGAACTGAAGTGCATGAAAACACTGTAAAGTAGTCATTGGGACCACATTACTGACTCTAAACCACAAAGAAGAATAGCAAGTAATAGCCAAGATTCTAAGCATATCCTGTCTCCAATACAAAGCAGTGTCAGCATAGCAACATTTAGAAGCAGTAATCACACTGGAGTATGACAATATTCTTAACTGACCTATCCATCTGGCAGTTGCTCTGGAAACTGAATGCACATTTCAGGATGCTGTCAAGGGTCATCAAGTTGACATGGTTATATATTTCCACTGATACTTCACTGTCTTGTGAGGACAATGTGTCCCATTTAGCCTTATAACACAGTAGAAAGGAATGTGAAAGAGCAAATATATCCGTTGATAGATTTTAGATATCTGGCTTGGCTTGACAAATTGAAATACAACATCTGCTTCAAGAAAGTGTGGGGAAAATTTCCAATAAAAGCAGCACAATCCAATGCGTTTTTGCTAAACAATTCCCACTGGATTTCAATATGGATTCAGATAATTATTATCAATGGTAAGATCTGTACTCATATTTAATACATAGAAAACAGAAACCAGTGGTATGTCTGAGATTCACCACTGGTATGATCTATACTTGTCCCATCACAGAAGCAGCTTATAAAGGGACACCAGGAGTCTTGCTTTCAggataatgctatggaatcacaggagttgtagttttgtgaagcaccggaatttggcagagaaggctgaagatcttgtaaaattacaactcccattattccacagcattgagccatggcagttaaagtggcatcaaactgctttGATTCTATATAAGTAGCATCCCTAATCAGtctaaaccagtgattctcaacctgtgggtccccaaatgttttgggcttcaattcccagaaatcctaacagctggcaaactggctgagagttgtaggccaaaacacttggagacccacagattaagaaccactggtctaaacaaaGTCACTACTCTATTCTTTCCAAACAGTcccgtttgtgtgtgtgtatgttttgtgttggGGGAGGTGTGTTACAAGCTTATTCAGGTAATTATTTTGAACCTCTTATAAACAGAAAACTATATCTATATTGACAGATGGGATACTTTGTCAAAGACAAAAAGTAAGGCACAATTTGATAccttaaatacatattaaaataaaacaacatataatttaaaatcacataggttcttgtgggttttttcgggctatatggccatgttctagatgcatttctcctgacgtttcgcctgcatctatggcaagcatcctcagaggtgaggtcacctctgaggatgcttgccatagatgcaggcgaaacgtcaggagaaatgcctctagaacatggccatatagcccgaaaaaacccacaagaaccgagtgattccggccatgaaagcctttgacaatacattaaaatcacatagttaaaacatatcaattaaacaaTTCTTTAAAATCATGCAATTCAAAACATATACAAAGAGCCATTCTAATTGTCATTTGtattgttcattattgcactgaaaCTTCAATTGTTGCACTAGAAATCACTGTgtaaacgcttggtcccacaacaaGGATTTGACTTTCTTCAtgaaggtaaggagggagggggctgatctaatttccctggggaggaagttccacagccgagggacaaacactgagaaggctgtctctcgtccccactagtcgcacttgtgagggaagtgggattgagagaagggcctcccgggacgatcttaacctctgagacgTTTCCTAGAgtgagatatgtttggataggtaagttgggccggaaccatttagggctttataggctaaagccagcattttgaatggtGCTTGGTAgccaactggcagccagtggagctggtgcagcaagggatttgtgtgctccctgtatcctgcttcagttagaaacctggctgccgcctaCTGGCCTCCtttaagcttccaaacagtcttcaaaggcaacccacatagagcatgttgcagtagtctatttgagatataTGTGGACTGCTGTGatcaaatctgacttcccaaggtacgggtacaactagtacacaagttttaattgtgtgaaagtcCTCTGGCCACCGccaaacctggggttccaggctcagcgatgaatccaggagaactctcaAGTTGTAAacttgcatcttcagggggagtgtaactctaaCCAACATAGGCTGTATcactatgccctgttcagccttacaaatgaccaggagtacctgtcttgtctggattcaatttcaatttgttcacccttatccagaccatcacagtagGCAAGCActagttcaggacctgaacatcctccttagcagcaggtggaaaggagtaatagagttggacatcacgTCATGACATGGATACATCCTAAATCATTAGCAGTATATGCCGATGACTTGCAGCTGACTCCAGTTTCCAGATTTTGTATGGGTGACTGAGAGAATCCTGGTAACTGAGACTAATAATCATGTACACAAAAATGCCACACTCTTTCAAATGCATCCTAGGAATGGGACAATGGTGTTTCCTACCAGCATCACTTTGACAGACTCAGCCACTGGAATCACATAAGACTTCAGAATCTCATAATGAAATCCTGGAGTGAGTAGCCTCCGATGTTGTTGCCACTTTGACCCTTCCAGAAGCAATAAACCTTTCCCTACAAAAAATGACAAGCAGATTTTAGAAAGCATAGAAATGTaatgtaggttttttttgtttgcattttgtattttattttgctgtattgtatttttgggcttggcctcattttagccaccctgagtccccctcagggagatggtggcggggtataaataaagtttattattatttattatggccGTGCTATagctgcattttctcctgatgttttgcctgcatctgtggctggcatcttcagaggatcggATGGTAGTAAAGCAAGTGGACTTTATATATCTAaatatgccagccacagatgcagggaaaatatcaggagaaaatgttgctagaacacggccatgcagcctgaaaaccacacaacaccccagtgattctggttgtgattttttttaacaaaacagtgAAATGCTTCATTTTGCAAGCAGGGCTCTACTGACAAATGTTTGACCTACCATGATCACTAACACTTAAcattctgtcacgcgctgggcctgtaaagactttcctttagaacaggacgtgcaatctTTGCCCATCGGGAAGCCAAGGGGgactaaagagaagttctcagagggttttcaccacaaatgacttttagatggcttgtgaagtacaacaaagtcttttattaaggaacaatcAAACATAAATTtgtcttgtcttcagtaaagttaagcaaatgattccaagcttttaggcaactggtgaattcctaatcttgcccacgaaggacaggcaactgtcttcaataacttcttctttaaaggaaaatccccattttaacttctcccaggctgactgtaatctaacccatactgatgtgggctctgctactgggtcgaactgcttctcaaacgccgagtggacctaccagtaaaagcttagatgttctccagctggagttctttggtctttagggctgttttcctggaaattcttggatgctcttaaaattgttttcccctggaaatcttaagggttgaagcttttgtatacGGGAAGCTTCCACACGtcctatacattagctttccttgctgagactaactaaaaatggcccccttcccttcccaattgtatTATTAAATATCTTGtattattaaatacatttgtattttattggAAGACAGTAGAagcaaggatggatggatggatacacacagacacacacacacacatctcttaGGGCCTTCcagccttccagacaggctctatatcccaggaacagATTCCAGAtgttctgcttttaactggattatatgagtccccacttccAGATAATTGGGGATAAACAGGAAActtggtatcagatcctgggatataggacctgtctggaaggccctCAGAGTCAGGCACTTAGGCTTAAATGTTTTGCTGAAGGGGACTAATAAAACAACCAAAACATATATTTAACTAACTATGTCAAGCATGAAttgacagatttatttatttattatttatttatttgctgcatttgttgaccgccgttctcagccctagggcgactcacggcggtgtacaacatataaaaagacaatttacaataagcaataacaaaaaagaaaacatatcacTAAACACAATCATATAGTTACACTAAATTGAGAAGAATTGGCACTCATTCCAAAAAATACATCTTATTCACAACCTGGACACATTCTCTCTATGGGACTAAAGCATTTCTGAAAACATCAGAGACCTGTTTATCACTGTGGTTAATGTATATATGCCTTTGGATGTATGATACATTTATGGAAGCTTGTTCAATTAGATTTGTCTATGTTCTGTCCACACAATAACGTTCACAGTAGTTAGTAACCTACATAAAATGTAGCATACAAAAtctgttaaaataaaaataacaaatatgaGAAATAATGAACCCATCAGCAAATAACATAATCAGATAAAAGCATTAAAGCCAGAACtagatttattatttaattatggtGTCTTTCCATAAAGATCTTGGTGGCACATGAAAATACCTACCAATCCATGGAACCAAGCCATGATAAAATATAGGACATTTTGGATCTGtaataaaacatacaaaaattaagTCGGGATAAGAAAATGTGCGATAATTGCATTTCAGATTTCCTTTAATGTTATTAATCATTGTATTTAAATTATATTAAACAGATATGCATGAAAAAAGACAAAATGCAGTTTGAATAATACAGATTTAATACACAACCAGTTTAATTTAAGAACAAGAGTCACAAATAGAATGGGTGGAGGTTATCCTAGTACCATAGGTAGGATATGGAGGTAAGTGCTTGGGATCAATACAATAGTCATGCTTACCTCCTCTGTTGTATACTGCTTTGACATATTCAGGGTGGTTGATAGCTAAACCAGCTAAGAAACTTCCATACCATACAGGAAAACATCTTGGAAATTCTTCTGTCCACTTCTGTATACTTATTAGTTCTTTCTGGAGTCCCATCTGCATTGTGGGTTGGTACTTACAGTTAAAATCATGGACTACTACATGCAATTAAGAAACATAATTTGTTGTGGAAAGGCAATAGCATCTCTCAACTAAAAGGACTATGAATAGGCTATAATTTGTTGTGATGGTTGCTCATTCTGGGGAAGGAAGATGTAAAGTGCTGTCCTTGGGTACATCTAtaagctaaaccaggaaatcccaattagaTGGCCCCCttcgagggtcttcctccaatggaaaacttggaagtccctgaatagactcagaagcggagtgggcagatcaaaagacaaccttgcaaaatggcactttgtgtgactgtggagcagaacagacaactccgcatctgtatgcttgtccactgtgccctgcctcatgtacagaggaggaattgttggaggctacagacaatgccgttgctgttgcctgtttttggtcaaaagatatttagctgcctgcgcgccttctatttttatcagttttatactaatttatgcaatgcttttgatatgaaataataatgcagtttgacaccactttaactcaatattgtggaatcctggaaactgtagttataaaaggtctttagccttgtttggcaaatagtgctggtgtctcgccaaactacaactcccatgattctacagcattgagatatcaactgcattaattgtggGGAGTGAACAGTAAGAAAGTGATTAGATTCTTCTAATAGATTTTCAAAATACTAATATCATCCGCTAATATAAATCCATTCAAAAGCTCAAAAATTGCACTGGAGCATTATCATCTgtacttaatattattatttatcgtatcagcagtaaccagacatttgtattacatttttaacaaaagcaaacaaacaaacaaacaaacagacaaaacacaaagtctgcaagcttggtagttgattaaatgtttttttgaccagtatctggccacttggagtgcctctggtgttgccgcaaggaggtcctccattgtgcatgtggcagggctcaggttgcttcgcagcaggtggtctgtggtttgctcttctccgcactcgcatgttgtggattccactttgtagccccatttattaagattgtctctgcatctcgtggttcacTTAAAACTGAAcaactgattttatttttaaagcactCAAATTTGTGAAAGAACCGAGTGTGATATGGCATTTTCAGTGTGTTAATTGAGTTCAGcacccaaatatatatttttgaaagcTGCAACTAAAaaattcccaacttttggtccttcaggattttttttttacttcagctcccagaagtccttGCCAACTTGGCTAACTGTCAGGAATGTtcggggctgaagtccaaaactcttgCAGGCTCCAAGTCACATGCTGGATCCGTACTGTAAACAGTTCTGGTCACTGAacttaaacaaacaaaaagctgTGCACAGTTCtttttaaggctggatctacactgccagataaaatccagattatatgctttgaactggattatataacagtgtagactcatataatccacttcaaagcagataatgtggattttctgctttgataaattggattatatggcagtatagatgcagCTTGAAGCAACAAAATGGAGAAGGCACAGGACAAGATCCCACAAATAACAATATTGCaataggagaaagagaaaggatccCTTACCATATGGATGTGGCCATAGAGCCAGTGAGTGGGGGGCCCTGGGAAATCCCTCAGCCCCTTCAGCAGTTTCTGCCTTGTCTGAAACAGTTGGATGGCCTTCAGAGCCACACAGGTCAGGATCAGAGCAACAGTGAGTTGGAAAAGCTGAGCGAAGTTCCATGAGGCAGACATTAGACTCTCCAtggctgttttgtttttgtgcacGAATATTTACAGAGAAGGATCCTGTTTGTCTACTCTGTATCTAAAGTCAAAGCACTAGAGTAAAGGATAGTTCTGCACAGTATTTGGGAAATTAAGTGGTTGATAAAAACTCCACCCACAATCTCTTGTTTCACTCCCCTTTTATAAAGCAGAACTGCAAAATCACAAGATTTTCGTGCCACTTTAGCTGCCAATGCTTTGGGACTTTGAAATTGCATGTAGCTTATGCTTTAATAAATGCTTGTATTGTTTGGTTCTGGGAAGGCTGCCAAAGTACCTTGGAATATGCTTGACGCTAATACAAGGCAAAGGGAACATCTATACTGtggaaagaatgcagtttggtaccactttaccATAGTTCAATGCAATGgactcatggaagttgtagtttggtgcattctttggcagggaaggctaaacaCCATGTAAAGCCATAACTCCTAAGATTTTGTAGCACTGACCCCTCTTGGTTAGTGCTACAAAAGTTGTctggaactgcattaattccactgtgtagatgcaccctacatcTGATTCAACCTAACAGATCTTGCTGTTCCTTGAAGCTGTCAatatttgcattgttttgttCTGGGAATGCAGTCAGAGTTCCTTGGAATGTGCTTGATGCTGATTTTGGGTCAATGCCAGATTTCTGTCTGTAGAAATTTTGATACCAGTGAGGAAACTTTGGTGTGAGCATTATGTGACCAATCAACTAATAACTGAACAGGTTAGAAGGTTTTAAAAGACTTGCAAATGGATATGGCCAAGCACCCTTTTCTGCACAGACTGTGAATAAGGGCttcattttcctttctccctctctataTATTCATTGGCTACAATGCCCTAGGAACAAATTCAATGTCCTTTTGCAGGACAACACAAGCCTACCTCAGTTATCAAGGTCTTTCATATACAGTCCATTTTACAAAGGCTTTGTAggatcacccacccacccccatttttgtttttttgcagtacTGCCATTAGGAGaatgaggaaagagaaaacaCATTCATTGTTAGTTTGCAACAGCATGTTCTGCAGGAATAGCAGGCAAAAAAGTTCAACCTTGGAAAGAATTCTGCtcttagcaggcccgtagccaggatttcgattcggggaggggggtgggggctgagtctgagtgaaagagggtctatcctagcaaaccttttgtatcgtttccccaatacccccatgcatatgggatatattgagcatggtgatcagatcgtgatatgaataaacacgtttaaataatgcaccagtaaggcctttttgcgaaaacaccatgagaatttgggggggggggggctgaagcccctcaagccccccccccccccccggctacatgtctggcTCTTAGGGTGATCTAGGTTTGGCCTGTAGGCCTTGAGTTTGGTGCAAACTGGCTGAATAACTACTGTAACTTTGCACTTGACAACTGTTTTAAATGGCAGAGAGAAGTTAAAATAGAgtcatataccgtatatactagtttttcaagctgtttaggctgaaaaagcccccctcggcttatgctcaaggttatttattatgttaagttgttgttgttgttgttgttacatttattattttattctattattgttgttgttacatttccattattttactctattatttttatttgtattatatttattattttattctctgtaTCATGATTGAAAGGATAcattaagcacatttacattgaagaaggtcagaataatggtttaatcagagttggacagtcttata
Encoded here:
- the LOC137096979 gene encoding cytochrome P450 4A11-like → MESLMSASWNFAQLFQLTVALILTCVALKAIQLFQTRQKLLKGLRDFPGPPTHWLYGHIHMMGLQKELISIQKWTEEFPRCFPVWYGSFLAGLAINHPEYVKAVYNRGDPKCPIFYHGLVPWIGKGLLLLEGSKWQQHRRLLTPGFHYEILKSYVIPVAESVKVMLAKWDTLSSQDSEVSVEIYNHVNLMTLDSILKCAFSFQSNCQMDRDNFHVKTIADLAFLINERTLVPLYQNDFIYSLSSQGRWFHKTCRLAHLHTDKIIQKRQESLKAGDKTLFKGKHFDFLDILLLTKDERGNPLPQEDLRAEVATFMFAGHDTTASGISWLFYCMAQNPEHQEKCREEIKEVLGDQETIQWDKLGKLTYTTMCIKESLRLYPPVPLIARTLDSPLTFEDGRTLPKGFLVGVCIFALHRNSEVWDNPKVYDPMRFSPENSHLRHPYAYLPFSAGSRNCIGQQFAMMEMKVALALTLLQFELKPDPANPSIPVAQLVIRSKNGVHLKLKKLH